One genomic segment of Clostridium estertheticum subsp. estertheticum includes these proteins:
- a CDS encoding response regulator: MIKVMIIEDDPMVRDINTKFLNRVEGFQLIKATSNLTDAQGFIKKHKLDLVLLDIYLPNENGIDFLKWLRTEEIEVEVILITADKTTDRIQESFRYGARDYLIKPFTLERFKESLLKFKDRYYHLQKENIIEQSELDKYIISNRDLAVAENNNSDLTKGLNRYTYDTIWQQVQQIGDNYTSPEELGEILGIARVTCRKYLEYMNKEGKIDMLIEYGKIGRPQHKYKVNHSI; the protein is encoded by the coding sequence ATGATTAAAGTTATGATTATTGAAGATGACCCAATGGTACGAGATATTAATACTAAATTTTTAAACCGTGTCGAGGGCTTTCAATTAATTAAAGCCACTAGTAATCTTACGGATGCACAGGGTTTTATAAAAAAACATAAACTAGATTTAGTTTTACTTGATATTTATCTTCCTAATGAAAATGGAATAGATTTTCTAAAGTGGCTTCGAACTGAAGAAATTGAAGTTGAGGTTATTTTAATTACTGCTGATAAAACAACAGATCGAATTCAGGAATCTTTTCGATATGGAGCTCGAGATTATTTAATTAAACCCTTCACTTTAGAGAGATTTAAAGAATCACTCCTTAAATTTAAAGATAGATATTATCATCTTCAAAAGGAAAATATAATTGAGCAAAGTGAATTGGATAAATATATTATAAGCAATCGAGATTTAGCTGTTGCAGAAAATAATAATTCTGATTTAACTAAGGGGCTAAATAGATATACTTATGATACAATCTGGCAACAAGTGCAGCAAATAGGAGATAATTACACCTCGCCAGAAGAGCTAGGTGAAATACTCGGAATTGCAAGGGTCACATGCAGAAAGTATTTAGAATATATGAATAAAGAAGGAAAAATTGATATGTTAATTGAATATGGTAAAATTGGAAGGCCACAGCACAAATATAAGGTAAATCATAGTATTTAA